The following coding sequences are from one Solea solea chromosome 4, fSolSol10.1, whole genome shotgun sequence window:
- the zmat2 gene encoding zinc finger matrin-type protein 2, which translates to MASGSGSNKNDFRRKWDKDEYENLAQKRITEERDKERRDGKVAPPVKRELLRHRDYKVDLESKLGKTIVITKTTPQAEMGGYYCNVCDCVVKDSINFLDHINGKKHQRNLGMSMRVERSSLDQVKKRFEVNKKKLEEKQKEYDFEERMKELREEEEKAKAYKKEKQKERKRRAEGDVDFEVDEDMAAVMGFSGFGSSKKSH; encoded by the exons ATGGCGTCCGGCAGTGGG tCCAATAAGAACGACTTCCGTCGGAAGTGGGACAAAGATGAGTATGAAAACCTGGCACAGAAACGAATCACTGAGGAGCgagacaaggagaggagagatg gaaaAGTGGCTCCTCCCGTCAAGCGGGAACTCCTGCGTCACAGAGACTACAAAGTGGACCTGGAGTCCAAACTGGGGAAGACCATCGTCATCACCAAGACCACGCCTCAGGCGGAGATGGGCGG tTATTACTGTAACGTCTGTGACTGTGTCGTCAAAGACTCCATCAACTTTCTGGATCACATCAACGGGAAGAAAC accaGAGGAACCTGGGCATGTCGATGCGTGTTGAGCGCTCGTCTCTCGATCAGGTGAAGAAACGTTTCGAGGTGAACaagaagaagctggaggagaagcaGAAGGAGTACGACTTTGAAGAGCGGATGAAGGAGCTGAGGGAGGAG GAGGAGAAAGCAAAGGCGTACAAGAAAGAGAAGCAGAAGGAGAGGAAGCGGCGGGCGGAGGGCGACGTGGACTTCGAGGTGGACGAGGACATGGCGGCAGTGATGGGTTTCTCCGGCTTCGGCTCGTCAAAGAAGAGTCACTGA